A section of the Candidatus Thermoplasmatota archaeon genome encodes:
- a CDS encoding NAD(P)H-dependent oxidoreductase subunit E: MKTVEIDRILEKHEYKKSALIPILQDIQAKNRWLPCKTLKYVSEKLDVPLIDVYSLATFYKSFSLKPCGKHVITACCGTACHVRGGPKVLQEIQNQLHIGVDETTPDQKFTLETVRCLGACALGPLVVIDGKYHGQMNPKKIASTLKKYAKKKK, from the coding sequence TTGAAAACAGTAGAGATCGATAGAATACTAGAGAAACACGAATACAAGAAATCTGCTTTAATACCAATATTGCAAGACATACAGGCTAAAAACCGATGGCTCCCCTGTAAGACTCTAAAATATGTTTCTGAAAAACTCGATGTCCCATTAATTGATGTATATAGTTTGGCCACATTTTATAAATCTTTTAGTTTAAAACCATGCGGAAAACATGTAATAACAGCTTGTTGTGGAACTGCTTGTCATGTAAGAGGAGGACCTAAGGTTTTACAAGAAATCCAAAACCAGTTGCATATCGGTGTTGATGAGACGACACCTGACCAAAAGTTTACTCTCGAAACAGTACGTTGTCTTGGTGCTTGTGCTCTAGGACCTTTAGTTGTTATCGATGGAAAGTATCATGGACAGATGAATCCAAAAAAAATTGCCTCTACTTTGAAGAAATATGCAAAGAAAAAGAAATGA